The following are from one region of the Mustela lutreola isolate mMusLut2 chromosome 7, mMusLut2.pri, whole genome shotgun sequence genome:
- the LOC131837144 gene encoding olfactory receptor 4K3-like produces MEEANKSVASWFIFRGLCDSKELQTFLLLPFSTLYLMTAVGNLFVVLLFITDPHLHSPMYFLLANLSFVDFCLSSVTTPKLTTDFLKDNKTISFGGCMTQIFGVHFFGGGEMVLLVTMAYDRYVAICKPLHYSSIMDRRKCIWLVLISWTTGFVHAMSQQVMILDVPFCGSRIVDSFFCDTPLVIKLACIDTHTLGMFINANSGVLATICFILLVISYTYILLTVRLHSKDGASKALSTCTSHITVVLLFFGPCFLIYLWPFSITWMDKFLAVFYTVITPLLNPAIYTLRNKDIRNAIKRLINQHMNSQDNF; encoded by the coding sequence ATGGAGGAAGCAAACAAGTCTGTGGCATCTTGGTTCATTTTTCGTGGACTTTGTGATTCAAAGGAGCTCCAGACCTTCCTCTTACTGCCTTTTTCTACGCTCTACTTAATGACTGCTGTGGGCAACCTCTTTGTCGTGCTCTTATTCATCACTGACCCTCATCTCCATTCCCCAATGTACTTCCTCTTAGCCAATCTCTCATTTGTGGACTTCTGCCTTTCCTCAGTAACTACCCCTAAACTGACCACAGACTTTCTAAAGGATAATAAAACCATCTCCTTTGGTGGCTGCATGACCCAGATCTTCGGTGTacatttttttggagggggtgaGATGGTACTGTTGGTGACAATGGCCTATGATCGttatgtggccatctgcaagccactGCATTACTCTAGCATCATGGACAGAAGGAAGTGCATCTGGCTAGTTTTGATATCATGGACCACTGGCTTTGTGCATGCCATGAGCCAACAAGTCATGATTTTAGATGTGCCCTTCTGTGGATCCAGAATAGTGGACAGTTTTTTCTGTGATACCCCTTTGGTGATCAAACTGGCCTGCATAGATACACATACTCTGGGAATGTTTATAAATGCTAACAGTGGGGTCTTGGCGACAATTTGCTTCATCCTCTTAGTGATCTCCTACACCTATATCCTACTAACTGTCCGCCTTCACTCTAAGGATGGAGCGTCAAAAGCACTCTCTACCTGTACTTCTCACATCACCGTGGTGCTGCTATTCTTTGGTCCCTGCTTCTTAATCTATCTGTGGCCATTTAGCATCACTTGGATGGACAAGTTTCTTGCTGTGTTTTACACAGTAATCACACCTCTCCTGAATCCAGCCATTTATACACTGAGAAATAAAGACATTAGGAATGCCATAAAGAGACTGATAAATCAGCATATGAATTCACAggataatttttag